The Mesomycoplasma flocculare ATCC 27399 genome includes a window with the following:
- a CDS encoding RNA polymerase sigma factor — MKIGTNIKEKKVYKSASSYNFINFSSKNSKISSKNSKISDNDKTKNVPKIVNAFQNSKNLPKKEQGQSQIKTDLTAKSESKKALNLKKTFLRERRKNSYEQIENFFNVIKASKHQSDFLKNLEQFRAKTLVQLAQNINPNRVERKTKEPVKNKLESLKKLEKTVSGREKVKKTSKKQKNTLKNSLISGIKNKKQPEKISASKEVLSTKQKINPSAQPAQFRPEYAFIMQKLEQKLQEKRGNIDKTTTKLYKDNIFLTHDEIYKHIEEWNLSIDDDKLDEFFQILIEKKIISDQVDKEDLENVTAADFAQQIEKRQLNQKEQTMKTMKKGKKFQQEKDVIEFVGQNFGFIEEQNQEDPDEDFGQAVDESLKIQDIGDLDYITEDNPNQFKKPKIYSDDVYRNKLTDTNDMIKWYMRWIGKYGKLLRPEEEKALAKKMQIQGRIGKKARETLIKRNLRLVVNSAKRYKNRGLGFIDLISEGNLGIIKAVSKYDYTKGFKFSTYATWWIRQAITRAVADQARLIRIPVHMVETINKINKVERELQQEKGINPSPEEISARLGGEFGPDKVRYIKKINVDPISLDKAIGKEEEGSFSDFIKDENAISPADYAIREEKAKVLLELIETTLDFDEKDFIKRRYGVGLDENGVPYHVHSFDELAIMRRVTKERVRQIEAKILKKLRTPRRRWSLREFN; from the coding sequence ATGAAAATCGGAACTAATATAAAAGAAAAAAAAGTTTACAAATCTGCCAGTTCTTATAATTTTATTAATTTTTCTTCTAAAAACAGCAAAATCTCTTCTAAAAACAGCAAAATAAGTGACAACGACAAAACAAAAAATGTTCCAAAAATAGTTAACGCTTTTCAAAACTCAAAAAACTTGCCCAAAAAGGAGCAAGGTCAAAGTCAAATAAAAACAGATTTAACAGCTAAAAGCGAATCTAAAAAAGCGTTAAATTTAAAAAAAACATTTCTTAGAGAAAGAAGGAAAAATTCTTATGAGCAAATTGAAAATTTTTTTAATGTTATTAAAGCTTCAAAACATCAGTCTGATTTTTTAAAAAATTTAGAGCAATTTAGAGCAAAAACTTTAGTTCAATTGGCACAAAATATCAATCCAAATAGAGTTGAAAGAAAAACTAAGGAGCCGGTAAAAAATAAATTAGAATCACTAAAAAAACTTGAAAAAACGGTGTCAGGAAGAGAAAAGGTTAAAAAAACAAGCAAAAAACAAAAAAATACTTTAAAAAATTCTCTAATTTCAGGAATAAAAAATAAAAAACAACCCGAAAAAATATCCGCGAGTAAAGAAGTTTTATCTACAAAGCAAAAAATTAACCCATCTGCACAACCAGCTCAATTTAGGCCAGAATATGCATTTATTATGCAAAAATTAGAACAAAAATTGCAAGAAAAACGAGGAAATATAGACAAAACCACCACAAAATTGTATAAAGATAATATTTTTTTAACACATGACGAAATTTATAAACACATTGAAGAGTGGAATCTTTCAATTGATGACGATAAACTTGATGAATTCTTTCAAATTTTAATTGAAAAAAAAATAATTTCTGATCAGGTAGATAAAGAAGATCTTGAAAACGTAACAGCTGCAGATTTTGCACAGCAAATCGAAAAAAGGCAATTAAATCAAAAAGAACAAACGATGAAAACTATGAAAAAAGGTAAAAAGTTTCAACAAGAAAAAGATGTAATTGAATTTGTGGGACAAAATTTTGGTTTTATAGAAGAACAAAACCAGGAGGATCCAGATGAAGATTTTGGTCAGGCAGTGGATGAATCTCTAAAAATTCAAGATATTGGTGACCTTGATTATATAACAGAAGATAATCCTAATCAATTTAAAAAACCAAAAATTTACAGCGATGATGTTTATCGAAATAAGCTTACCGATACAAATGATATGATAAAATGATATATGCGATGAATCGGGAAATATGGCAAACTTTTAAGGCCTGAAGAAGAAAAAGCTCTTGCAAAAAAAATGCAAATCCAAGGTAGGATTGGTAAAAAAGCACGGGAAACACTGATAAAACGAAATTTACGTTTGGTTGTTAACAGCGCAAAACGTTACAAAAATCGCGGGCTTGGGTTTATTGATTTAATTTCTGAAGGAAATCTCGGAATTATTAAGGCTGTTTCAAAGTATGATTATACAAAAGGTTTTAAATTTTCAACTTATGCAACCTGGTGAATTCGCCAGGCAATCACAAGAGCAGTCGCAGATCAGGCTAGGTTAATCAGAATCCCTGTTCATATGGTCGAGACAATCAATAAAATTAATAAGGTTGAGCGAGAATTACAGCAAGAAAAAGGGATAAATCCAAGTCCAGAGGAAATTTCTGCGCGTCTAGGGGGTGAATTTGGGCCTGATAAAGTGCGGTATATTAAAAAAATCAATGTTGATCCGATTTCGCTTGACAAGGCAATCGGAAAAGAAGAAGAGGGCTCTTTTTCTGATTTTATTAAAGACGAAAATGCAATTTCGCCTGCAGATTATGCAATCCGGGAGGAAAAAGCAAAAGTTTTACTAGAATTAATTGAAACAACACTTGATTTTGATGAGAAAGATTTCATCAAACGACGTTATGGAGTTGGTCTAGATGAAAATGGAGTGCCTTATCATGTTCATAGTTTTGATGAACTCGCGATAATGCGTAGAGTCACAAAAGAACGAGTGCGTCAAATTGAAGCAAAAATTTTGAAAAAATTAAGAACACCGCGTCGACGTTGATCGCTTCGTGAATTTAACTAA